The following coding sequences are from one Peromyscus eremicus chromosome X, PerEre_H2_v1, whole genome shotgun sequence window:
- the Naa10 gene encoding N-alpha-acetyltransferase 10 isoform X1: MNIRNARPEDLMNMQHCNLLCLPENYQMKYYFYHGLSWPQLSYIAEDENGKIVGYVLAKMEEDPDDVPHGHITSLAVKRSHRRLGLAQKLMDQASRAMIENFNAKYVSLHVRKSNRAALHLYSNTLNFQISEVEPKYYADGEDAYAMKRDLTQMADELRRHLELKEKGRHMVLAAMENKAESKGNMLLSSGEACREKGLAAEDSGGDSKDLSEVSETTESTDVKDSSEASDSAS, from the exons ATGAACATCCGCAATGCTAGG CCCGAGGACCTGATGAACATGCAGCACTGCAACCTGCTCTGCCTGCCGGAGAACTACCAGATGAAGTACTACTTCTACCACGGCCTGTCGTGGCCCCAG CTCTCTTACATCGCTGAGGATGAGAATGGGAAGATTGTGGGGTACGTCTTGGCCAAAAT GGAAGAGGATCCAGATGATGTACCCCATGGACATATCACCTCACTG GCTGTGAAGCGTTCCCACCGGCGCCTTGGCCTTGCTCAGAAGTTGATGGACCAGGCCTCTCGAGCCATGATAGAGAACTTCAATGCCAAATATGTCTCCCTGCATGTCAGAAAGAG TAACCGGGCTGCCCTGCATCTCTATTCCAACACTCTCAACTTTCA GATCAGTGAAGTGGAGCCCAAATACTATGCAGATGGGGAAGATGCATATGCAATGAAGCGGGACCTTACACAGATGGCTGATGAG CTGAGACGGCACCTGGAGCTGAAGGAAAAGGGCAGGCACATGGTGCTGGCGGCCATGGAGAACAAGGCGGAGAGCAAAGGCAACATGCTTCTGAGCTCGGGAGAGGCCTGTCGTGAGAAGGGCCTGGCTGCTGAGGATAGTGGTGGGGACAGCAAGGACCTCAGCGAGGTCAGTGAGACCACAGAGAGCACAGATGTCAAAGACAGCTCAGAggcctctgactctgcctcctag
- the Renbp gene encoding N-acylglucosamine 2-epimerase isoform X3, with protein sequence MDRVLKDMEKERETLQIWKERVGQELDNVVAFWMEHSHDQEHGGFLTCLGCNGQVYDHLKYVWLQGRQVWMYCHLYRSFERFRRAELLDAAKAGGEFLLHHARVAPPAKKCAFVLTRDGHPVKVQRTIFSECFYTIAMNELWKVTGETHYQRDGKAVLENISEDGKELPGCLGRHQNPGHAIEAGWFLLQYARRKGDIKLRMHIIDKFLLLPFYSGWDPEHGGLFYFQDADGFCPTQLEWDMKLWWPHCEAMIAFLMGYSDSGDPTLLKIFNQVAEYTFCHFRDPEFGEWFGYLNREGKVALTIKGGPFKGCFHVPRCLAMCEQILEALLRRLGPAPVVCSPSVPSLGGSK encoded by the exons ATGGACCGAGTGTTAAAA GATATGGAGAAGGAACGAGAGACACTGCAGATCTGGAAGGAACGTGTGGGACAGGAGCTCGATAACGTGGTCGCTTTCTGGATGGAGCATTCCCATGACCAGGAACACGG GGGTTTCCTCACATGCCTTGGCTGCAATGGGCAGGTCTATGATCACCTCAAATATGTCTGGCTGCAGGGGAGGCAG GTATGGATGTATTGTCACTTGTACCGCAGTTTTGAGCGCTTCCGCCGTGCTGAGCTTCTGGATGCAGCAAAAGCAG GTGGTGAGTTTTTGCTGCATCATGCCCGTGTGGCACCACCTGCCAAGAAGTGTGCCTTTGTGCTGACTCGGGATGGCCATCCAGTGAAGGTGCAGCGGACCATTTTCAGCGAATGTTTCTACACCATAGCCATGAATGAGCTTTGGAAAGTAACAGGGGAAACACATTATCAG AGGGATGGGAAAGCTGTGCTAGAGAATATATCAGAGGATGGCAAAGAACTTCCTGGTTGCCTTGGAAGACATCAGAACCCAG GCCACGCAATAGAAGCTGGCTGGTTCCTGCTCCAGTATGCCCGCAGGAAAGGTGACATCAAACTTCGAATGCACATCATTGACAAGTTTCTCTTGTTGCCTTTCTACTCTGGATGGGACCCTGAGCACGGAGGCCTCTTCTACTTCCAGGATGCTGATGGTTTCTGCCCCACCCAG CTGGAGTGGGACATGAAGCTGTGGTGGCCACACTGTGAAGCCATGATTGCCTTCCTCATGGGTTACAGTGACAGTGGGGACCCTACCTTGCTAAAGATCTTCAATCAGGTGGCTGAGTACACCTTCTGCCAT TTTCGTGATCCTGAGTTCGGGGAATGGTTTGGCTATCTGAACCGAGAGGGAAAGGTGGCCCTCACCATCAAGGGAGGTCCTTTTAAAG GTTGCTTCCATGTGCCACGGTGCCTGGCCATGTGTGAGCAGATTCTGGAAGCCCTGCTCCGCCGCCTCGGGCCCGCCCCCGTTGTGTGCTCGCCCTCTGTCCCCAGCCTCGGAGGCTCGAAATAA
- the Naa10 gene encoding N-alpha-acetyltransferase 10 isoform X2 — protein sequence MNIRNARPEDLMNMQHCNLLCLPENYQMKYYFYHGLSWPQLSYIAEDENGKIVGYVLAKMEEDPDDVPHGHITSLAVKRSHRRLGLAQKLMDQASRAMIENFNAKYVSLHVRKSNRAALHLYSNTLNFQISEVEPKYYADGEDAYAMKRDLTQMADEPAPGPGSCLLSGDLGPVSFHPLPSGLPAAAETAPGAEGKGQAHGAGGHGEQGGEQRQHASELGRGLS from the exons ATGAACATCCGCAATGCTAGG CCCGAGGACCTGATGAACATGCAGCACTGCAACCTGCTCTGCCTGCCGGAGAACTACCAGATGAAGTACTACTTCTACCACGGCCTGTCGTGGCCCCAG CTCTCTTACATCGCTGAGGATGAGAATGGGAAGATTGTGGGGTACGTCTTGGCCAAAAT GGAAGAGGATCCAGATGATGTACCCCATGGACATATCACCTCACTG GCTGTGAAGCGTTCCCACCGGCGCCTTGGCCTTGCTCAGAAGTTGATGGACCAGGCCTCTCGAGCCATGATAGAGAACTTCAATGCCAAATATGTCTCCCTGCATGTCAGAAAGAG TAACCGGGCTGCCCTGCATCTCTATTCCAACACTCTCAACTTTCA GATCAGTGAAGTGGAGCCCAAATACTATGCAGATGGGGAAGATGCATATGCAATGAAGCGGGACCTTACACAGATGGCTGATGAG CCAGCCCCAGGGCCTGGCTCTTGTCTCCTGTCTGGAGACTTAGGCCCTGTCTCTTTCCACCCGCTTCCCTCTGGGCTCCCGGCGGCAGCTGAGACGGCACCTGGAGCTGAAGGAAAAGGGCAGGCACATGGTGCTGGCGGCCATGGAGAACAAGGCGGAGAGCAAAGGCAACATGCTTCTGAGCTCGGGAGAGGCCTGTCGTGA
- the Renbp gene encoding N-acylglucosamine 2-epimerase isoform X1 — protein MDRVLKDMEKERETLQIWKERVGQELDNVVAFWMEHSHDQEHGGFLTCLGCNGQVYDHLKYVWLQGRQVWMYCHLYRSFERFRRAELLDAAKAGGEFLLHHARVAPPAKKCAFVLTRDGHPVKVQRTIFSECFYTIAMNELWKVTGETHYQNEAVEMMDQIVHWVQVDSSELGQPRLSGTPAAEALAVPMMLLYLVEQLGEEDKALTSKYAELGDWCAHRILQHIQRDGKAVLENISEDGKELPGCLGRHQNPGHAIEAGWFLLQYARRKGDIKLRMHIIDKFLLLPFYSGWDPEHGGLFYFQDADGFCPTQLEWDMKLWWPHCEAMIAFLMGYSDSGDPTLLKIFNQVAEYTFCHFRDPEFGEWFGYLNREGKVALTIKGGPFKGCFHVPRCLAMCEQILEALLRRLGPAPVVCSPSVPSLGGSK, from the exons ATGGACCGAGTGTTAAAA GATATGGAGAAGGAACGAGAGACACTGCAGATCTGGAAGGAACGTGTGGGACAGGAGCTCGATAACGTGGTCGCTTTCTGGATGGAGCATTCCCATGACCAGGAACACGG GGGTTTCCTCACATGCCTTGGCTGCAATGGGCAGGTCTATGATCACCTCAAATATGTCTGGCTGCAGGGGAGGCAG GTATGGATGTATTGTCACTTGTACCGCAGTTTTGAGCGCTTCCGCCGTGCTGAGCTTCTGGATGCAGCAAAAGCAG GTGGTGAGTTTTTGCTGCATCATGCCCGTGTGGCACCACCTGCCAAGAAGTGTGCCTTTGTGCTGACTCGGGATGGCCATCCAGTGAAGGTGCAGCGGACCATTTTCAGCGAATGTTTCTACACCATAGCCATGAATGAGCTTTGGAAAGTAACAGGGGAAACACATTATCAG AATGAAGCTGTGGAGATGATGGATCAGATCGTCCACTGGGTACAGGTGGATTCATCTGagctaggccagcctaggctctcAGGGACCCCTGCGGCAGAGGCCTTGGCAGTGCCCATGATGCTGCTCTACCTGGTGGAGCAGCTTGGAGAGGAAGATAAGGCACTGACCAGCAAGTATGCAGAACTAGGGGACTGGTGTGCCCACAGGATTCTGCAGCACATCCAG AGGGATGGGAAAGCTGTGCTAGAGAATATATCAGAGGATGGCAAAGAACTTCCTGGTTGCCTTGGAAGACATCAGAACCCAG GCCACGCAATAGAAGCTGGCTGGTTCCTGCTCCAGTATGCCCGCAGGAAAGGTGACATCAAACTTCGAATGCACATCATTGACAAGTTTCTCTTGTTGCCTTTCTACTCTGGATGGGACCCTGAGCACGGAGGCCTCTTCTACTTCCAGGATGCTGATGGTTTCTGCCCCACCCAG CTGGAGTGGGACATGAAGCTGTGGTGGCCACACTGTGAAGCCATGATTGCCTTCCTCATGGGTTACAGTGACAGTGGGGACCCTACCTTGCTAAAGATCTTCAATCAGGTGGCTGAGTACACCTTCTGCCAT TTTCGTGATCCTGAGTTCGGGGAATGGTTTGGCTATCTGAACCGAGAGGGAAAGGTGGCCCTCACCATCAAGGGAGGTCCTTTTAAAG GTTGCTTCCATGTGCCACGGTGCCTGGCCATGTGTGAGCAGATTCTGGAAGCCCTGCTCCGCCGCCTCGGGCCCGCCCCCGTTGTGTGCTCGCCCTCTGTCCCCAGCCTCGGAGGCTCGAAATAA
- the Renbp gene encoding N-acylglucosamine 2-epimerase isoform X2, whose product MEKERETLQIWKERVGQELDNVVAFWMEHSHDQEHGGFLTCLGCNGQVYDHLKYVWLQGRQVWMYCHLYRSFERFRRAELLDAAKAGGEFLLHHARVAPPAKKCAFVLTRDGHPVKVQRTIFSECFYTIAMNELWKVTGETHYQNEAVEMMDQIVHWVQVDSSELGQPRLSGTPAAEALAVPMMLLYLVEQLGEEDKALTSKYAELGDWCAHRILQHIQRDGKAVLENISEDGKELPGCLGRHQNPGHAIEAGWFLLQYARRKGDIKLRMHIIDKFLLLPFYSGWDPEHGGLFYFQDADGFCPTQLEWDMKLWWPHCEAMIAFLMGYSDSGDPTLLKIFNQVAEYTFCHFRDPEFGEWFGYLNREGKVALTIKGGPFKGCFHVPRCLAMCEQILEALLRRLGPAPVVCSPSVPSLGGSK is encoded by the exons ATGGAGAAGGAACGAGAGACACTGCAGATCTGGAAGGAACGTGTGGGACAGGAGCTCGATAACGTGGTCGCTTTCTGGATGGAGCATTCCCATGACCAGGAACACGG GGGTTTCCTCACATGCCTTGGCTGCAATGGGCAGGTCTATGATCACCTCAAATATGTCTGGCTGCAGGGGAGGCAG GTATGGATGTATTGTCACTTGTACCGCAGTTTTGAGCGCTTCCGCCGTGCTGAGCTTCTGGATGCAGCAAAAGCAG GTGGTGAGTTTTTGCTGCATCATGCCCGTGTGGCACCACCTGCCAAGAAGTGTGCCTTTGTGCTGACTCGGGATGGCCATCCAGTGAAGGTGCAGCGGACCATTTTCAGCGAATGTTTCTACACCATAGCCATGAATGAGCTTTGGAAAGTAACAGGGGAAACACATTATCAG AATGAAGCTGTGGAGATGATGGATCAGATCGTCCACTGGGTACAGGTGGATTCATCTGagctaggccagcctaggctctcAGGGACCCCTGCGGCAGAGGCCTTGGCAGTGCCCATGATGCTGCTCTACCTGGTGGAGCAGCTTGGAGAGGAAGATAAGGCACTGACCAGCAAGTATGCAGAACTAGGGGACTGGTGTGCCCACAGGATTCTGCAGCACATCCAG AGGGATGGGAAAGCTGTGCTAGAGAATATATCAGAGGATGGCAAAGAACTTCCTGGTTGCCTTGGAAGACATCAGAACCCAG GCCACGCAATAGAAGCTGGCTGGTTCCTGCTCCAGTATGCCCGCAGGAAAGGTGACATCAAACTTCGAATGCACATCATTGACAAGTTTCTCTTGTTGCCTTTCTACTCTGGATGGGACCCTGAGCACGGAGGCCTCTTCTACTTCCAGGATGCTGATGGTTTCTGCCCCACCCAG CTGGAGTGGGACATGAAGCTGTGGTGGCCACACTGTGAAGCCATGATTGCCTTCCTCATGGGTTACAGTGACAGTGGGGACCCTACCTTGCTAAAGATCTTCAATCAGGTGGCTGAGTACACCTTCTGCCAT TTTCGTGATCCTGAGTTCGGGGAATGGTTTGGCTATCTGAACCGAGAGGGAAAGGTGGCCCTCACCATCAAGGGAGGTCCTTTTAAAG GTTGCTTCCATGTGCCACGGTGCCTGGCCATGTGTGAGCAGATTCTGGAAGCCCTGCTCCGCCGCCTCGGGCCCGCCCCCGTTGTGTGCTCGCCCTCTGTCCCCAGCCTCGGAGGCTCGAAATAA